GAAACTAGCTGTGTGAGGGTGGTTGGGTGAGGAGCCTGGACGAGCTGTATACACCTTTTTCACACAGTATGGTGTAGGGttcattgaaagatatCATACTGAAtatattgttgaatttgaatttcgGATTTGGATCTTTTAAATTTTAACATCCTAcaacaaataaagatgTCTGCAGAATCCAAGGTCGTTTCAACCAACTGGAGATTAGTCCAAGTCGGTAGAGTTGTTTTAGTTCAAAACAAGTTAGCAgcaattgttgaaatcattgatcAAAAGAGAGTAtgtattatttgaaaaaaaaaaaggaaagaagaaaagaaagaacaaCTACAGTTGTCTGTTTTAAGCAGAAGTATAGCTGGATAGTCAGTTGGATAAAATGAATGGTTAGAATTCAAAGCCTACAAAACCATTTCTCAAACTTTTCGTAGCGTCAGTATTTGTGGATAAGAAAGCCAAAACTGACCATGAAATATTGATCTGAATAACTGATGCATTCTAGTTGTTTTACTAAAATGAGCTGCTTATGATTGTGTCACAAGAGTACTCGATTTTTATCGTTACCATTTGGAAATAATCCAggaaataataataaccaTTTTTATTATCCAACTATTGATTGTGTCGTTCTTTTACATCTCCCATGAAAGTATACTAACATTAAAATTCCTTATTTATCATAGGTTTTGATTGATGGTCCATCTGTTGCAAGACAAGCAATCTCTTTAGGTAGAGTTGTTTTAACTCCATTAGTCTTAGAAGGTCTACCAAGAGGTGCAAGAACCGGTGTTGTCTCTAAGAAGTGGGCTGCTGCAGAAATCGATGCTAAGTGGGCAAAGACCAGCTGGGCAAAGAAGATTGCAcaaagagagagaagagCTCAATTAAATGACTTTGAAAGATTCCAAGTTTTAGTCTTaaagaagcaaagaaaCTTTGCTGTTAAGAAGGCTTTAGCAAAAGCTTAAATTTCCGAACTTTAATTTCTACAATTTTTAAGTGCTAATATATCTATCCTTTCTGTAtaagaagaataaaacaTAATCAGAAAACTCTTCCTATCAAGCATTGGAACGTAGAATTGCGATATTATGAGTTGCTTAACTTACTATTATACAAAATGTTTATAAAAGATCTAACTACCGAGATTCTTGACCAAGTCTGCAAGCAGTGGATTAATGTCAGGTGTTTGGTTACTATCGTTAGGTAGTTCAGTGAtgtttggttttgataTAGTACTAATGGTGGgatcataatcatcatcGTTTTCAGCCTTGGCGTCATCTTTAGGTGCCTCCTTTTGCAGGGCTTGTTGGGATACCAACGGTTTCAACCTATCAACGTCACGTTGAACAACAAATAAAATGTACATTTTACAATCAGATGACTCGTCATCGAGAAGATGCTCGTACATATctgttgaaaatatactAATTAATGATGGACTCTCTTCACCATCGATGATCTTACTCCTCGAATAACATAAAAGATAAATATCCTTGACGTACCTCAGTTTGTGGTCTATAACCGCATATTTGGATGTAGAGTGATAAACTGACCATATATTCATAAAAGTGGCATTATCAAAGTTCACACCTTTAATCTCAAACAAATATAGGTCTCTCGATGCAATGATTTTATCCAAGTACGTATCTGCAACGGAACTAGGTAATCGTCCCTTTGTTGCAAATTGTGTAGAATCAACTGTAAAATCGTTGATAATATGATGCGCATTATCAATCATTTTCCTCCTGTCCTTGATTGTCGATGtaacaaaatcaatttcGCAATCTAAACTATAATCAGGGACTACTAACGTACCTTTACATAAACCTCTCTTACTCTTTGAATGATTTGGTGTGTTCGGTTGATTCGAGGGATTTAATAATGATTCAGTGTCTACCTTTGGTTTCGCTGAtgttttttccttcacCTTATCCTTAGtatctttcttttcctttggttGAGAATTGCcatcattcaaaatattgtcAAATATGTCATCATCCATAATGTTATGAGTTTCTGTGCTTTCCTCCCCCATGGCAACAAATGAATCTTCGTCATCGTGATTGTCGTTATTTTCGTTTTTCAAGTCCCCAGCATAGTCATCTTCCTCGTCGTGAGTCGCATTCATCATGAAATTAGGGGGCGGTGTGGTATGACTATGCTGTTTACCATACCTTCCTCTCAgttctccttcttcttcattttgttcttctccttcttcttttttcttcaggTCCTGaatcttttcaacttctttattCCTTCTATCGTTAATGTCAAACTGCGTATCGGTGTCACCAACAATCTCCACCCCCTTCAAGGTATACCTAATTTTAGGTAGATTACTTGTGTCATTCTTAATGACAACGTTTTCAATTGCCTTCTGTTTAGCTTCCTCgagcttcttcttctcgCTTGCTGTAAGCATATCTTCGTTTGATAGTGTAGGTAGCTGTTCGATTGTAAACTCACCGTCAATTACTCGTTTGATTAGGTGAGAATTCTTAAAATTAATTAATAATGTTCTAGCCTGTTGTTTATAGCTGGCCTGATCGTTTGGATATAAACCATATAAAccattttccaaaatttcGGCCCACGACTTTGCTAACTCACCAAGTGTTTTACCATTCAAAAGCTCTTCGTTATTAGTTTTCGGAATAAACTCCACCAATTTAGTCTCAAAGCTTTTAACGATGTTTTTGCGTAAAGAATCTAAAGTATAAGTAACTTTTAAAGGTTGATTTACAGTTTTGGTGAAATTCTTGTCTTTAAGATTCGGTTGCTGtagttgctgttgctgcaaTTGCTTTTGCTGTTGGCTTTCAATTGATGGAGATTTTATagtttgtttctgtttcttagtctctctttttttagAAGGCAAAAGTAGTTTTTTAGTTGGCTTGGTATCATTATCAGAAAATTCATCGTCACTATGAGCACGcttttttgattcttcatACTCATCATCAGATTCTTCTAATGCACCGGCATCtacaacttcttcttcttcttcttcttcttcactttcaGAGAGgccttcaatttcctccttttgttgatcttttgtctcttcttcatcttcctctttgtCTTTCGTTTTTTCGTTGTTTTTCTGATTATGAGATTCCGGTAACCTTAAGGAAAGATACCTAGCATAAGacattttccttctcttATTAGCATACAGGGGATTGTCTGGATCACATACATCGCACTTATAGTCATCAGGTAtatcttcctctttggCATCCTTAAAATAACACTTTATATGTTGCCATGTCTTACAATTCTCACATTCAACCATCGGACCAAATGGGTCGTCATCTTCGTCATAATTTAAATCTGTACTGGCACAAACCAAACATCTTACTGATTCGCCTACAATTGGGACATATGCAGGTTGTTTTCTcgttgttgatttctttttgataattttagGTTTGGATAACTTATCTTGTGGCTCATCATCCAGGCGTGACGAATGAAAGCCTTTTGTAGTTCTCGATGACCGACGCACACTCATTAATGATTAGATTTGAGTATAATAGATTTGTTTTTAGCTTGGGTTGGCGCAGGTACAATATTAGTCGGATGAAGGATTCAATATGCTAACATATAATCCTACCAGAGTTACTCATCCAAGGCTTACTTCGAACTAAATGGAGAacttttttcctcaataAGCATTTTTCCGCTAGATGTTGACAATTTTCGTTTgaactaaaaaaaattactCGCGGGTGGTTCCCGTTTCAATAATATGTATCGGTAAACAGGTATCAAGACATTGAACACACGTCAGAACTTGTTGGCCTTGAAACAAGTGTCTACAAACGGCAGTGATAATAATggaaaatagaaataaaGTGGCACCGCTGTTGGACCTTGATGTTCCTAGTTTGATATCAGTAGAGTATCCCTTGAGGGTAAAAGATACTAATAAGGCAATTGACTTAATTGGAGGCACAGAAAAGTTAAAGAAATGCTTTATTGAACCAGATATGAAACTGGAATTGAGATTGAGGCCCAACGATCCATTTTCACATCCTATACGCTCTAACGTAGTTAAGAATTCCAGCAATGTTCTAATAAACTTCAGACTCCCCAAGAGAGTGCTAGCAAAATGTGGTGGAGATGTTAGGAAAAGTATTGAGTATTGTGAGAACGAAGGTATTCGGTATACTATCAAACCAGTCGGTGTTTTAAGGCAGAATTACAAATTCAGAGAACTAGctgatttccaaagaatAAACAAAGACTCTAACTTTTCTAAAACATTTGACGAATCCATAAGGAATGGgaattttgagaaaattgcTGAGTTTAGCAATGAGCTAATGTCTAGTATGGATGCCTTGCAAAAGTTTGAGGATGGAGATTTGGATATCCCACCGTTGGTCAGGTATGCCCGTACAGATGTGTCTCATAACTACAGATACCATGGAAAATTACTATTAGACGAACAAGGTGAATGGTTGAATAAATCAGTTAAGTTGTACACAATTATCGTTAAATTTGGGGCACAAGTACCGACTGAACATGATCCAGCATTGGCAAAGGAACGAGAACGGGTGGAGAAggaaattgaggaaatgaGAGAGGATGGAACTCCGGAGAGGATGATCCATGACTCACCCTCATACATACTATTAGAGTGtatcaaaatcttgaaaaaattattcGATATGAAACCTGTTTGGATTCGTAGACATATTTACTGGTTGCTGCCAAAGAAATATCGACCACAATTGAAATTTGCATTACCATTTGTATCATTCACATATTCTAAAGGGCCATGGAGACATTCATTCGTTAAGTTTGGATATGATCCAACTAAAGATCCGAACTCATATaaatatcaaattgagGCATTTAGGAGTAGTTCCAAGGTCAACCATGATGTggagattgaaaaagtcattgagaatgatgaagacaTCTATATATTGCCGCCTACGTTGTATGACTATATCGATGAATTTGCCAATCCAGATAGTGAAATTAACAAGTTACGGATTGGTAAGATTCCAAGACAGATCTTTTTTGACGGGAAAACTGCATGTAATTCTctaagttttcaaattggtgatattttggatgatgaagtcaaaaaaatacttgaaaatcTCAAGCTTGAGCCTGTTTGTAATATTGAGACAGGATGGATAGATTTTACAACCTTGTACAGGGTGAAAAATGTCATCAAATATAAGCTAAGGTGTATCAGGGACGGGACTGTCATCAGCGAAGATAGAGTGCATGAATTAATGAACCGGACAAAAGCAGGCAGTAAGGGCGGCGAAGCTAGTGAGGAGAGCGAAGGTGgtgatgatgttgatgatgacgattACGATAAcgatgatggtgatgatgatgaccCTGTTTCTGATCCTGCTGATGATAATGGTAGTGAGgaaattggtgatgatgaaaacgaCAATATGATTAAGCAGCGTGACAGCAACGGAGGTACTAGGAAAGATGGGTTAAATAATTCGGCGAGTACAAACAAGAGAGATAAGGCCATTCCGAAAGAAAACGGTAATAGCAATGGTAACGACGACAGGGAGTCTCTACGTGGAGTCAAGTTTCGTGAGAACATGTTGAAAAGCTGTGGAGACGATCTTCTGGATCGGCTCCAACGCCTCAACCCGAAAAGCGTCAACCTCATCACTGAGATCGACGAACTCGTCAAGCAAGAGAATGTTATGGGTGATCTGTTACAGAATCCTGCTTTAAAAGAGTAGACCAACTATATACCATTTTAAAAGAGCATGCTTCGGCGTTAAGAAATGGACGTACAGTAAACAGAATCTGGTGATGAAAGTATACACACATATACAAGATATATAGACGCATCTTATCCAATCGAGTTGTGTATTGTCTCTAGTAATAAATAGTAAGGGGGAAATAAAAGGTATATTGATAGTTCCAGAGAAGGGTTGGGAAGTGGGAATGCATAGGTCCAGTCCACTTCCGGTAATTAGCAAATCAATCATTCAGACATGTTCTCTCTTTCTGAGGACATTCCACCTATTCTGGTTTTGGCACAATGGTCTTCTTTTCATCGTCCTTTATATCAAACATATACTTGATGGCCTGTTTAGGGGTTTCTCCTAAATCATTAATTCTCCAGTTTGCAATTCTAATAAGTTGAACAATAGAGACACCTCCGAGAAAGAAATTCACAGATGCAAGAAGGTAGTTCTTTGGTATAATAACCATTGACCACCTAGTCCAGATTGCACCTGTTGCAAAAAGCGATAGTTGTTGAGTAGCGGAGACTTTCTCCACTGGTCTTGTCATCTCATTAGCACCTGCCAAAACAAGCATCCATTTCATGCAAGGGGCCCAGAAATGGATGGTTTTAGGACCGGTCTCTGAGTTGAGGAATCTCTTGAACATGTTAGCACCTGCTGCACCTGTCGCCATTGTAGATATCTGTGAAGTCCAAGGTGATAAATAGCAGGttggaaagaaaaaatttagGATTAGAGTACACAAAGAGATGTCTAACTATGTCCAAGTGtcaaaatatcaatctGGGTATATACCTATATCGATGTGTGACTAAACTAAGGGCGGGGAATGCAGGGGGGGAACCGGCGTGGGGAGGGCCGGTATTTTGCGATGTTCCCACTGTGGCTGTTCGGCAAGTGTGAAATGCAGAGTTTCCCGCATACGTGGGggaataaaaaaaaaaatttccaagaaaCGCGGGACGAGAAAACCATGgggaagaaagaaaaaaataaaaaaaataaaaataaaaacagtTCGGCGAGCGGAGTAACGCCAATTTCTAAATTTgtaacaaaaataaataaaagtGGCGCATTGTTTAATCACGTGCTTGGCGGAATTTTTGCgccacttttttttctctttttttttttctctttttttttattcatttttctattattttattaCGTAATTGCGTTTAATTGTTTAGTTTTCTCGGATTCTGCTTATGCGCGGGACTAGTTGTAAGAACCGAGGATAACAGTGTATTAGGAGATAGAGATTGACTTGCATTGTCTAAGTGGTTGTCTGCTTTCCACATTTCTGAGGTGAAGATTCAGAATTTAACCTAGGGCGTTGTGGCTATAATACCAATTGCTGTGCCATGGATGTAAGCATTGGAGACGAAATCAAAGATGGGTTCAAGAAGACGGAGTCTTGGGTGAAATCCAACTTGGCGTTTGTGCAAGAAATGGAATCTTTTTATAAACAACGGTCGTTAATTGAACGAGAATatgctgaaaaattgaCTAAATTAGCACAAGAGTCTCTTCAGAAAACCACCAAGCTTGGTCCCACTTTAAGTGTTGGAGATGAGCCGACAATTACACCTGGTTCCCTTGAATGTGCTAGTGTTGTTGCCTGGAAGGAAGTTTTAATTCAATGTGAGAACATTGCAAGggagaagatgaaattgtcTGGGAAGTTTGACTCTTATGTTGCGCAGGGCTTGAGTAAGCTGGCCATCAAATATTCGGGAATTAAAGACCGGTGGAAACagtttgatgatgatctcAAATCAACTAGAGATAAGCACTATAATGACATGACTgtgaaaaagaaagcatATGATTCGGCATGTGAAGCAATGGAATCGCAGAGAGCCAAGTCTTTGAAAAGTACAAACGAGAAACACCAAGAGAAGCTCACCAAAAGAGAAGCTGAAATGAACATCTCCAAAAATGCTTATTTGATCTCCATCAGTGTATGTAATGGCTTAAAGGATAAATACTACTACCAAGATACACCTGAGATTTTGGATGGTTTGCAAGAACTAAACGAGGCTAAAGTTAGTAAAGTTAATAGTATCCTGTTATCGAGCTCAgaactagaaaaaaaatcaaatgaaagaattaaTACTTTTATTGACTCGATTGATTCTGTCGTTAAACAAAATCTGCCAAAGTTGGATACTGCAATGTTTGTCAAGCATAACATTTCAAATTGGTCAGAACCAGCACATTTCCAATACATACCTTCGTCAATTTGGCATGATGATGATCAAATGATTGTTAATGATTCGGCATTAtatgatttgaaattgaggTTAAACAATGCATGTGCAACGTATGAGAAATTGTCTGAAATTTgtaatgatgaaaaacaGGTGGTTGAAGAAGTCTTGGTGGAAAGAAATAAATTGGTGGGCGATACCTTCAATGAAGTCCAAGTAAAAACACCAGAAGAGTACcaaaagtttgaagaattgttaattaaatcaatttcaacactACAAAAATTCACTAATGACGATACTAAAAGAGTAATGGCAGAAGTTGAAATCCAAACCATTCAATCCGCAACGGGTGACATAGATATGACTATAACTACACCGATTCacgaaaagaaaaaatccaaatttggtttcttgaaattgaataAACATCAAGGTAATTCTGCTGAAGAACCAGAAATGGAAGTTCAAGAACTTTCACAAGACGTTAACAATATTCGAATTACCCCGTCGAACACTAAATCAAGATTGTTCAACACATTGGGTAAAATAGTAGATGCATACAATACACCAGTAGGTGAACCAATCAATTTCAGGTCGACAActacttcttctttgtcaAAGGTTGCCATTGCGCAGTATCCATATGAAGCAcaaggtgaagatgaaatatCAATGAATAAGGGCGATCAGTTTGATATAGtggatgaagatgatggcTCGGGTTGGACATTTGTTAAGTCATCCTATGATGAAGGTTTGGTTCCTACCTCCTATTTGAAGATTGAGCAAGTTCAATtacaacaaaagaaaaaaattccTCCTAAAGTTGTACCACgaaaaaatacaaagacCATCAAGAGAATGGAAATTTTATATGACTATCAATCACAAGGTGATGATGAACTGAGTCTACAAACGGGAGATATTGTAACTATTATACAAGATGACGATGGTTCAGGGTGGACGGAGGGTGAAATCAATGGCGAGACAGGCTTATTCCCAACCAGCTATGGAACGCTCGTTTAGATTTACGCTTTCTATTGTTGCTTCCTgtactttgtttttttttttttaaatcaGAGACGATGTTTCCACATGCAATTGCATATTTAGTATTGATTAAGCTGGCGGTAGAAATGCAGCAAAAAGTGCCGTTTGTAAAATAACCCAGAATATCCACCACTTCAAGATCCATCTCCCTCTTTCCGGATTAACGGTATATAAATATGAAACGTACCAAATGTGTAACGGTATAAAAGTACTCACCCTATTAACTATTTGGACATGCATCGTTGTAAATTGGAGAGCTAAATAGATGGCAGACATGATAGTGAGAGATTTCAAAGTCACCCaacttttgaagaaatttatTGACAATCCAAGAATAAGAAGTTGTGGAGCCGCAATAACAAACATTGGGATGTTCGCAATAGTAAAGTATTTTAAAAATCCATTATCCCAATAGTGAGATTGTGCATATAGTACAAGAGATTTACTAAAACTGTTGCACCATTCACCTCTCTCGGGGCAGTAAATTGAATACGGAATGTAGATTGACAGTGCCAGTCCTATGAAAAGCTGAGCACCAGTAATTAAGATGGTGAATATGTCTTTTATATTTCGAAACTGCAACAAATCAGTCAGATATATAATTCCATATAAGAGACTATTCGACCTAAAACCAAATGCAATAGTAAATAGCGTTccagaaagaaaatatcGAACCCGATTAGATAATGTAACTCTTCCTCTGGATGATAAATATAAGTAGACCCCCAAATATGATAAAAATTGCACCATTGTTTCGGAGTAAGACactgttgaaaatattccAGATGGTTGAATGAGAATTATCAATGATGTATAGTACGCAAATTTCTTGTTATTCAGTTTAccaatcaatttcaaatttccTTCGCAAATCAAGAGGCATAAATGGTAAAGGATATAGCTAATAAGTATAATCAGAACATTGttcaaaatgataaaagATACAAGCACGTCGTATATATCCATTTCAATGCCATAGAAACTCATTGAAGTCTTGAATATTCTCATCATTCTCCACCATAAAGGACCAAAAACCCATTCATGCTCATAAGTAATCCCGTCCATAGATAACTTTAAAAAATACACAGAGTCCCATGCTGtcaaattgttcaatatcTGCAATAGCCACCCTGGATATTTTGGGATCTCTGACTTATATTTATCGATTAAAATTGCTGAGGATGTATCAAATTGGAAGGGAACAAAATATACAACGGCCGCTTGGATTATTCGGACTACAAATAACCCAATTAAAACATGAAGAAAACGGTATTGATAACTCTCAATCTTTAACATTAGACTGTTTTGTGTAGGTGGATAGCAACCAAATCCCAAGTTGCACATAAGAAACTTCTCGTGGAGGTCAATCTAACAGACGTAttaaatattgaaatgCGAAAGTCCTATACTCGTTCCTATttaaaacttgaattttcattacagaaaagaagaactaattttttttacctaCTATAAGAACGATACAAACAGAAACTAGTGGAGAGGCAGCAATGACATCAGATAAAAAGCTTCTCATACATACCAGACATGGAAATAGCTTTGAGTCTACTGtttcaataaaacaattggaatTACATTatgttaaaaaaaaataaagatgaaCAAATGAAACAATTTcgaagaaaaataatagTCTTATTGAGGAGAGGATGTGATTGAAAGTAACAAATGAGAAAAGGTGAACtaaaatgggaaaaaaaaagtacaAATGAGTTTCAATGTCAAATGAAATATGGAAAGAAAGCATACATGTGATACCATTTAGAACAATACTTacaatttgataaaattcaatgaaggtTGCAAGGAGACAGCATACATTGTGgctatattttcaatagaaACAGATTTCAATCTATTGATTTACCTGGGGCATTTTCTCAATGATATTTTGATGCACTGAATCGCTTGTGtgcaaaacaaaaacatcatcatcataagAAAGCAACTATAAATGTTTCTATGGAATATGTATAATCTGAACGggcttctttttttgtctgaatgagaaaaaaaagcatgATGTAGGTCAATACAAGTTGGATAGTACGTCGCAGTGAAATCCTTATTTATTGTTAAAAAAGTGACTAGTGATATTGCCATGTTTGCTCAAGCGTGAGGTTTGATCTGTCGAAAGGAGGGGGGCGTTAGTAATTGCATGATTTCTTCGTTTGCATGTCCGGCTGCCAAAACACTATGCTTCTTTGTTATATTGTATCCAGAAACATTGGCTAAGAGAACCGTCTCTAGTTGCTCATAGCTAACTacattgttttttttgccttCAGTAGAAATAACATGTTTTCTGGCAACACTCGGTGGCTCAACTTTGTTGCACCACTGGAGCAGCTCCAAAAAAAGCGCATTTTGGCATTTCCTTCCCTCTC
The Pichia kudriavzevii chromosome 2, complete sequence DNA segment above includes these coding regions:
- a CDS encoding uncharacterized protein (PKUD0B02630; similar to Saccharomyces cerevisiae YHL001W (RPL14B) and YKL006W (RPL14A); ancestral locus Anc_2.505), with the translated sequence MSAESKVVSTNWRLVQVGRVVLVQNKLAAIVEIIDQKRVLIDGPSVARQAISLGRVVLTPLVLEGLPRGARTGVVSKKWAAAEIDAKWAKTSWAKKIAQRERRAQLNDFERFQVLVLKKQRNFAVKKALAKA
- a CDS encoding uncharacterized protein (PKUD0B02640; similar to Saccharomyces cerevisiae YKL005C (BYE1); ancestral locus Anc_2.506), yielding MSVRRSSRTTKGFHSSRLDDEPQDKLSKPKIIKKKSTTRKQPAYVPIVGESVRCLVCASTDLNYDEDDDPFGPMVECENCKTWQHIKCYFKDAKEEDIPDDYKCDVCDPDNPLYANKRRKMSYARYLSLRLPESHNQKNNEKTKDKEEDEEETKDQQKEEIEGLSESEEEEEEEEVVDAGALEESDDEYEESKKRAHSDDEFSDNDTKPTKKLLLPSKKRETKKQKQTIKSPSIESQQQKQLQQQQLQQPNLKDKNFTKTVNQPLKVTYTLDSLRKNIVKSFETKLVEFIPKTNNEELLNGKTLGELAKSWAEILENGLYGLYPNDQASYKQQARTLLINFKNSHLIKRVIDGEFTIEQLPTLSNEDMLTASEKKKLEEAKQKAIENVVIKNDTSNLPKIRYTLKGVEIVGDTDTQFDINDRRNKEVEKIQDLKKKEEGEEQNEEEGELRGRYGKQHSHTTPPPNFMMNATHDEEDDYAGDLKNENNDNHDDEDSFVAMGEESTETHNIMDDDIFDNILNDGNSQPKEKKDTKDKVKEKTSAKPKVDTESLLNPSNQPNTPNHSKSKRGLCKGTLVVPDYSLDCEIDFVTSTIKDRRKMIDNAHHIINDFTVDSTQFATKGRLPSSVADTYLDKIIASRDLYLFEIKGVNFDNATFMNIWSVYHSTSKYAVIDHKLRYVKDIYLLCYSRSKIIDGEESPSLISIFSTDMYEHLLDDESSDCKMYILFVVQRDVDRLKPLVSQQALQKEAPKDDAKAENDDDYDPTISTISKPNITELPNDSNQTPDINPLLADLVKNLGS
- a CDS encoding uncharacterized protein (PKUD0B02650; similar to Saccharomyces cerevisiae YBR123C (TFC1); ancestral locus Anc_3.384); this encodes MENRNKVAPLLDLDVPSLISVEYPLRVKDTNKAIDLIGGTEKLKKCFIEPDMKLELRLRPNDPFSHPIRSNVVKNSSNVLINFRLPKRVLAKCGGDVRKSIEYCENEGIRYTIKPVGVLRQNYKFRELADFQRINKDSNFSKTFDESIRNGNFEKIAEFSNELMSSMDALQKFEDGDLDIPPLVRYARTDVSHNYRYHGKLLLDEQGEWLNKSVKLYTIIVKFGAQVPTEHDPALAKERERVEKEIEEMREDGTPERMIHDSPSYILLECIKILKKLFDMKPVWIRRHIYWLLPKKYRPQLKFALPFVSFTYSKGPWRHSFVKFGYDPTKDPNSYKYQIEAFRSSSKVNHDVEIEKVIENDEDIYILPPTLYDYIDEFANPDSEINKLRIGKIPRQIFFDGKTACNSLSFQIGDILDDEVKKILENLKLEPVCNIETGWIDFTTLYRVKNVIKYKLRCIRDGTVISEDRVHELMNRTKAGSKGGEASEESEGGDDVDDDDYDNDDGDDDDPVSDPADDNGSEEIGDDENDNMIKQRDSNGGTRKDGLNNSASTNKRDKAIPKENGNSNGNDDRESLRGVKFRENMLKSCGDDLLDRLQRLNPKSVNLITEIDELVKQENVMGDLLQNPALKE
- a CDS encoding uncharacterized protein (PKUD0B02660; similar to Saccharomyces cerevisiae YGR243W (FMP43) and YHR162W (MPC2); ancestral locus Anc_5.83), encoding MATGAAGANMFKRFLNSETGPKTIHFWAPCMKWMLVLAGANEMTRPVEKVSATQQLSLFATGAIWTRWSMVIIPKNYLLASVNFFLGGVSIVQLIRIANWRINDLGETPKQAIKYMFDIKDDEKKTIVPKPE
- a CDS encoding uncharacterized protein (PKUD0B02670; similar to Saccharomyces cerevisiae YHR114W (BZZ1); ancestral locus Anc_2.159) produces the protein MDVSIGDEIKDGFKKTESWVKSNLAFVQEMESFYKQRSLIEREYAEKLTKLAQESLQKTTKLGPTLSVGDEPTITPGSLECASVVAWKEVLIQCENIAREKMKLSGKFDSYVAQGLSKLAIKYSGIKDRWKQFDDDLKSTRDKHYNDMTVKKKAYDSACEAMESQRAKSLKSTNEKHQEKLTKREAEMNISKNAYLISISVCNGLKDKYYYQDTPEILDGLQELNEAKVSKVNSILLSSSELEKKSNERINTFIDSIDSVVKQNLPKLDTAMFVKHNISNWSEPAHFQYIPSSIWHDDDQMIVNDSALYDLKLRLNNACATYEKLSEICNDEKQVVEEVLVERNKLVGDTFNEVQVKTPEEYQKFEELLIKSISTLQKFTNDDTKRVMAEVEIQTIQSATGDIDMTITTPIHEKKKSKFGFLKLNKHQGNSAEEPEMEVQELSQDVNNIRITPSNTKSRLFNTLGKIVDAYNTPVGEPINFRSTTTSSLSKVAIAQYPYEAQGEDEISMNKGDQFDIVDEDDGSGWTFVKSSYDEGLVPTSYLKIEQVQLQQKKKIPPKVVPRKNTKTIKRMEILYDYQSQGDDELSLQTGDIVTIIQDDDGSGWTEGEINGETGLFPTSYGTLV
- a CDS encoding uncharacterized protein (PKUD0B02680; similar to Saccharomyces cerevisiae YBR004C (GPI18); ancestral locus Anc_3.201) gives rise to the protein MCNLGFGCYPPTQNSLMLKIESYQYRFLHVLIGLFVVRIIQAAVVYFVPFQFDTSSAILIDKYKSEIPKYPGWLLQILNNLTAWDSVYFLKLSMDGITYEHEWVFGPLWWRMMRIFKTSMSFYGIEMDIYDVLVSFIILNNVLIILISYILYHLCLLICEGNLKLIGKLNNKKFAYYTSLIILIQPSGIFSTVSYSETMVQFLSYLGVYLYLSSRGRVTLSNRVRYFLSGTLFTIAFGFRSNSLLYGIIYLTDLLQFRNIKDIFTILITGAQLFIGLALSIYIPYSIYCPERGEWCNSFSKSLVLYAQSHYWDNGFLKYFTIANIPMFVIAAPQLLILGLSINFFKSWVTLKSLTIMSAIYLALQFTTMHVQIVNRVSTFIPLHIWYVSYLYTVNPERGRWILKWWIFWVILQTALFAAFLPPA